The genome window gggaggtgaggcccgagcgaagaaaagtggaaaagagtgttattcgtcaaaaaacccacacaacgacggtcattttttcgccgtgctattgtaaaattgtgttttgtgaagccggtgagtaacgttcaatacagttaacttaggctatcttttgttagacgctgtgaatgtgtgtaggttacatgctacgatattccacatatttccaactggttgaaacgaaagcgtattactttattgtcagtgttgtttaggcccaggtcgctattaCTTCATTATAACAGCGTAACGTTAacagagtggaaacagccgttctttgctattaatatgagtgtgtattatttatttctttgttctttagtggagctcgagatcctgtttactgtggactagctgtgtgtgacgccatgttgtttttgtttccattacaaaaaaaaaggtatgtctatgtgttttttggcatagttaattgtagaaaaaaatataaaatgaggtgatgtgagtgggaaaaattgctgcacatattaaggatcctttttcttgatctatatttttgttatttgctgatgtatatattttatatgctgttttttgtttaattaatttattagagactattttatgctttatttaccttttttattattattattttatttactattattattaatattatttccacatgtaagcataaataattgatcatattagtacattgtttgattgctttgcttaatgcattccataatttaattccacatactgatatactgaaggtcttaagtgttgtacgtgcgtacaaatgttttaaattacatttctctctaagatgatttttctcctctttttttgagaagaattgttgtatattcttgggtagcaggttatagtttgctttgtttatcattttagctgtttgcaaattcactatgtcgtggaatttcagtatctttgattcaataaataaaggatttgtgtgttctctatatccaacattatatattattctaactgatcttttttgtaacaccgttaatgaatgaagtgtacttttgtaattatttccccatatttctacacaataactcagatatgtaacactagtgtacagtagagaatatgaagtgattttttgtctagaacatgttttgctttattcattattgatgtgtttcttgctactttatgttgtatattttttacttgagatttccagttcaatttatcatcaatcattatacctagaaatttggtttcatttactctttcaatttctattccgtctatttgtatttgtgtttgactttctcttctactgttaccaaatagcattattttagttttactgagattcaaagatagtctgtttttgtcaaaccatctttttaatttgttaatttcttctgttattatttgtattatcttctgtgtgttctctcctgaacaaaacactgttgtatcatccgcaaataatactaactttaaatcttttgtaactttacaaatgtcatttatctagacattgaataatttaggtcctatattgatccctgaggtacaccacaggatatatttagcgttgtagacgaaaccaccacattaatattaaagatatggttaacattcttagtgctaaagatattcccctctccttgtatcccttctcccagctccaccgtctcgccgagtgccagcaagagtcatgagtacttgtcaactcgactcctcaactggagataactttctaggtaaagactgatctccaaaataatatctcagcatccagtaaccatggttaacagatcacaaccatttaataccaatttatctcccttagcacctcaccatggggaaggatgtattcatatgccttcaccagcacctgcattaaacatgcagagagttacacaaggtagggactgatctctgtatacactacccccataatttcaaaccctactttacgattgagctgaagttctgactattatgacctgtacttttacctttcttatagttcttaccaccttggggcaccattcaggtaaaatcgcagctcatcttacttgcttatttgtatacactaacacctgtgcatgcttttgtccacgttgttcctttgacgatgaataaataccccttttctttctttctacattaagggtgccttttcatctgattaaatttataatgaacagggacattgcggttgtcccaagtggatggtatgatgataggatggttttctggcccagctataaaaacaccgacagaattgaaagggcagctttaaatgaggagcagcatgagccaaactggccaaaatttgacgtttctgttgtccgaacttgtggtatgcaaattcataatcttcttgtttaaaaataacgtcatagttgcttctctttatgcttggaataacctattgtgtctatgttctgaccaggtctcttgtaagagagagacctgatttatcatcatcaataataataatattctgttcagctctacagctaatttgaaactcatgttcattttaacatattcaattttagacaactacaaagacgcattaaaaataatgcaacaatatggaaagggctgcgacacctcagacctgcaatctgaggcagagaacgaggagctgccagaaaaaaggaacaggaagccagtgtaattgtgttccgtcttgtttttgtcatgtttctacagtaataggaaggttatttccagtagcattcaaaaatagaccagagatgcttgtactatatgtatatttggcaattttggtattgcaataatcctaatgatatggttacccaacagccatcgtctcggggactcagatgatagcgaagaagacccgggaaatagtgacctcacatctctggggttggcaagccaattgcacaggcagagtaaagAATAATctcttacctccctgcttggcactcagcatcaagggttggaattgggggttaaatcaccaaaatgattcccgggcgcggcaccgctgctgcccactgctcccctcacctcccagggggtgaacaaggggatgggtcaaatgcagaggacaaatttcaccacacctagtgtgtgtgacaatcattggtactttaactttaacttaacatcgaaaacaacaaaaccaccaaaagatatggttaacattcttagtgctaaagatattcccctctccttgtatcccttctcccagctccaccgtctcaccgagtgccagcaagagtcatgagtactggtcaactcgactcctcaactggagataactttctaggtaaagattgatctctgaaataatatctcagcatccagtaaccatggttaacagatcacaaccatttaataccaatgtatctcccttagcacctcaccatggggaaggacgcattcatatgccttcaccagcacatgcattaaacatgcagagagttacacaaggtagggactgatctctgaaatattagtgtatagataggccccttgggtattaccagtcatggttaactgatggctctctcacaatgcccacctcactaggaacggcggtccctcctcgactccctccacccccctcaccagcagccctcaacatgtggcagacagaggagcctggatccagcctggcctacaggccaacatggcgagggggaagaaaggccgacaacatttcctgctctggtgagcaataactgacaaataccggatggtcattctgtgccacaaattttggaaaaaattcaaattcacaagcaatcacatattttcttcaaactttgtcaataacttttgtcattaactaaggtcaatagctaatgtcaggattatgagtaatgaggataaacactgaaacatgttaattttatactgctgtttgtcaacagcgcctgaggtaatccacatccttagcctgctggaaactattaagcacaaccaagaccagctgattgcgaaggtaaacttcttaagccttgaataggtcaatatttcataatgacattgattttgattcattattattttttaaagaaagaaacagcctacatggcagctttgtgtgattagagtaaacattgctacattttcttgttacatttcacctgtttgctctttaaataccacttttaatgttttttatttatttcgatcatatttttaaaaaatgtgccctgggaccgttaaaaaatgacctgcaggccgcaaatggcccccgggccgcactttggacacccctggcctacacgaatacaaacatagaatgatagtacaaatataataagaaaacaatgtcaacctcccaaagttgggttatggatatttatttattccccccacccccaaccccccgccgccgtcatccaacagagccaaacaagtactctgatcaaggaaccaaataacgatattgtttaaacattttggatgttttgcacacctataccctgatcacaaattcatagtttacgcaccttattttaaccacctccagtaactttaagtcatgttttttttttcaaatgtaatctccttaatacctatcaaatattttgtattgtgtaagcatacttggctttggatgcttcctaccataaacataaacgtatctgtcttgtaatcttgttttattacaggtgctgtgagtaaaaatgtgttgacaaggtcagccacggacgctgaggtcaccaaacacgccatcaggtggttcaacttggcgggggatcgggcaacgaggagacgagtcccgcttccacctcctcaggaggaatagagatgtatatgtataaataaacaaccttttattggacttcttgtcattcaccagttattcattttctgatatgttagctgtgcatggagcagcgtttccttgaagttgtagcctaatagattaaatatgtatatttactttttaaatatatattatatatatttactttatagagtgaattgaccattttctgtttctgcctattgacaatattgttagtttaaaaatacaaggcaatgcatatgtaagcctatattgctgtagtagggcttagtgatttttttagtttcctattttatcctacagcaagaacagaagggattttgaaaatgagataaaggggtccaaaacggccagatgagccagggtttttatgagtccgttgctggtgctttattgagtttacaaccctgtcactgtttttgtacttggtttgattattattgtttatttgcttgtatgtaaatgttgcatattataaataaaggtttataaaaatcaagaaaaaaat of Entelurus aequoreus isolate RoL-2023_Sb linkage group LG09, RoL_Eaeq_v1.1, whole genome shotgun sequence contains these proteins:
- the LOC133656826 gene encoding uncharacterized protein LOC133656826 isoform X3, which gives rise to MSTCQLDSSTGDNFLAPHHGEGCIHMPSPAPALNMQRVTQVLTTLGHHSDNYKDALKIMQQYGKGCDTSDLQSEAENEELPEKRNRKPVHRLGDSDDSEEDPGNSDLTSLGLASQLHRQTPPSHRVPARVMSTGQLDSSTGDNFLAPHHGEGRIHMPSPAHALNMQRVTQGTAVPPRLPPPPSPAALNMWQTEEPGSSLAYRPTWRGGRKADNISCSAPEVIHILSLLETIKHNQDQLIAKVNFLSLE
- the LOC133656826 gene encoding uncharacterized protein LOC133656826 isoform X1 codes for the protein MYSYAFTSTCIKHAESYTSSYHLGAPFRVPFHLIKFIMNRDIAVVPSGWYDDRMVFWPSYKNTDRIERAALNEEQHEPNWPKFDVSVVRTCDNYKDALKIMQQYGKGCDTSDLQSEAENEELPEKRNRKPVHRLGDSDDSEEDPGNSDLTSLGLASQLHRQTPPSHRVPARVMSTGQLDSSTGDNFLAPHHGEGRIHMPSPAHALNMQRVTQGTAVPPRLPPPPSPAALNMWQTEEPGSSLAYRPTWRGGRKADNISCSAPEVIHILSLLETIKHNQDQLIAKVNFLSLE
- the LOC133656826 gene encoding uncharacterized protein LOC133656826 isoform X2, with translation MYSYAFTSTCIKHAESYTSSYHLGAPFRVPFHLIKFIMNRDIAVVPSGWYDDRMVFWPSYKNTDRIERAALNEEQHEPNWPKFDVSVVRTCDNYKDALKIMQQYGKGCDTSDLQSEAENEELPEKRNRKPVHRLGDSDDSEEDPGNSDLTSLGLASQLHRQTPPSHRVPARVMSTGQLDSSTGDNFLAPHHGEGRIHMPSPAHALNMQRVTQGTAVPPRLPPPPSPAALNMWQTEEPGSSLAYRPTWRGGRKADNISCSAPEVIHILSLLETIKHNQDQLIAKVL